From the genome of Frateuria soli:
GACTGGCTGGCGGCGCGCTCGGCCGCCGAGCGCGCCGCCGCCGAGCTGCGCTACGCGCGGCTGCTGGCGCCCACCGGCGGCACGGTGATCCGCCGCGATGGCGAGATCGGCCAGCTGATGACGCCCGGAGCGGCGCTGTTCTGGCTCGCGGTCGACTCGCCGCCGCGGGTCACCACCGACGTCGACGAGGAGGACATCGCGCGGGTGGTGCCCGGGCAAGCGGTACTGATCCGCGCCGACGCCTTTCCCGGCCGGGTGTTCCAGGGCCGTGTCCGCAGCATCACGCCCAAGGGCGACCCGACCGGCCGCAGCTACCGCGTGCGCATCGCGATCGACGGCGACACGCCGCTGCGGGTCGGCATGACCGCCGAGGTCAACATCATCGTGCGCCGCCACGACCACGCCCTGCTGCTGCCCGACAGCGCACTGGCCGCCGACCGCGTATGGGTCGCCAGCGGCGGCCGGCTGCAGTCGCGGCGCGTCGACGTGGGCATCCGCGGCGAGCGCCAGGTCGAGATCGCCGCGGGCGTATCCGAGGGCGACGCGGTGGTGGCCATGCCGGCGGCAGGCCTGCGCGAGGGCGCCAGGGTGCGGGTGGCCGATGGCGGAGCGCGGCCATGATCCGCCTGCTGGTGGACATCGCCGCGCGGCACCTGCTGGCGCGCCGGCGCCAGAGCATCGTCTCGCTGCTGGGCGTGGTGCTGGGCGTGTCCTTCTTCCTGGCGATCTCGGCGATGATGCGCGGCTCCGAGCAGGACATCATGCACCGGCTGGTGGACAACGCGCCGCACATCACGATCGAGGACGAATACCGCGACCCGACGGTACAACCGGTGAGCGAGCTCTTCCCGGACGCCGCGGTGCAACTGGATCATCTGGTGCCGCAGACCGAGACGCGCGGCATCCGCGGCTACGCGCAGATCCTCGACTACCTGCGGCGCACGCCGGGACTGCGCGCGTCGGCGGTGCTGAGTGGCCAGGCGCTGGCGAGTTTTGCCGGCAAGGACCGCGCGATCGGGCTCTACGGCATCGTCGCCAGCGAGTACGCGCAGGTCTCGACGATCCGCCGCTACATGGTGCGCGGCTCGCTCGACGAGCTGGAGGCCAACCCCAACGGCATCGTCGTCGGCGACGAGCTGGCGCGCCGGATGAGCCTGTCGATGGGGAGCAACCTGCGCGTGGCCAGTACCACCGGCCAGGTGCGCACGTTCAAGATCATCGGCCTGTTTCACACCGGGCGCGCGGACTTCGATGCCGGCCAGGCGTTCGTCGCGCTCAAGCGCGTGCAGTCCATGCTCGACCGGCCCAATCGCATCAATACCATCGTGATCAGGCTGGCCGACCCCCAGGCCGCGCGGCTGGAAGCGGCCCGCATCGAACAGCGCGTGCGCTACAAGACCGTGTCCTGGCAGGAGCGGTCCGAGGACCTGATGAGTGCGCTGGCGATCCGCAGCGTGATCATGTACGCGGTGGTCGGCGCGGTGCTGGTGGTCGCCGCGTTCGGCATCTACAACGTGATCTCGACCGTGGTGCTGGAGAAGCAGCGGGACATCGCGATCCTGCGCGCGATGGGTTTCGAGGCGCGCGACGTCGAAGGCATGTTCCTGGCGCAGGGCGCGCTGATCGGCGCGGTCGGAAACGTGTTCGGGATCGGGCTGGGCTGCGGGCTGATGGCCGGATTGATGCGCATCCATTTCCGCGTGCCCGGAAGTACCGACGTC
Proteins encoded in this window:
- a CDS encoding efflux RND transporter periplasmic adaptor subunit, with amino-acid sequence MPDDAPLARPAASSRVATPRPARRRHALAWLAGSVLVPGLIALAAWWMLPPRVSVVHAHRGTAIEAVYATGTVEPTVMLPIAARITARLVELDVDEGDRVRAGQQLARLEDTDLASNLAQLRSQEAFAQSEYRRYAALLPRGVIARTQYDKARADWLAARSAAERAAAELRYARLLAPTGGTVIRRDGEIGQLMTPGAALFWLAVDSPPRVTTDVDEEDIARVVPGQAVLIRADAFPGRVFQGRVRSITPKGDPTGRSYRVRIAIDGDTPLRVGMTAEVNIIVRRHDHALLLPDSALAADRVWVASGGRLQSRRVDVGIRGERQVEIAAGVSEGDAVVAMPAAGLREGARVRVADGGARP
- a CDS encoding ABC transporter permease, encoding MIRLLVDIAARHLLARRRQSIVSLLGVVLGVSFFLAISAMMRGSEQDIMHRLVDNAPHITIEDEYRDPTVQPVSELFPDAAVQLDHLVPQTETRGIRGYAQILDYLRRTPGLRASAVLSGQALASFAGKDRAIGLYGIVASEYAQVSTIRRYMVRGSLDELEANPNGIVVGDELARRMSLSMGSNLRVASTTGQVRTFKIIGLFHTGRADFDAGQAFVALKRVQSMLDRPNRINTIVIRLADPQAARLEAARIEQRVRYKTVSWQERSEDLMSALAIRSVIMYAVVGAVLVVAAFGIYNVISTVVLEKQRDIAILRAMGFEARDVEGMFLAQGALIGAVGNVFGIGLGCGLMAGLMRIHFRVPGSTDVNYLVIDWSLFQFVLAGGVAMLAAMIAAYLPARRAAKVEPVDVLRGGT